The genomic window CGCGCCGCCCGCCGGTCCATGGGCCGTCGACGGTGACCGCGCGCGGGGGTGCGTTTCCGCGCGCGGATGGGGGCGCGTTTGGGGGTGTCACCGAAACGAGCCCCCACCCGCGGTCATGTCCCGCCGCTGTCAGGCACCCCACCTGCGAGAACGCCTGATCCCTTTGCGGTCGGCCCGTCCGGACTCCCTACCGGGAAGCCCTTCCCCTCGAAGGGGGTGATGTTGCATGTCCACCTACAACCTGCTCCTCATCTACCCGCACCTGACCGACAGGGACCGGTGGCTGCTGCACCTGCTCGACGAGCATCAGGTCCTCACCACCGACCAGATCCACCGGCTCGCATTCCGCGCCGAACGCACCTGCCAGATCCGGCTGGTCGAACTGCGCGCCCTGGACCTGCTCGACCGGTTCCGCTTCGCCCGGGCCGACGGCGGCAGCCACCCCTGGCACTGGGTCCTCGGGCTCGCCGGCACCCGCTTCCAAGCCGCCGTCACCCGCCGCCCCTCCCCCACCGAACGCAGCCACCGGGAACGGCTGCTACGCCTGTCCGCCAGCCCCACCCTCACCCACCTCGTGGCGGTCAACGAGTTCTTCGTGCGCCTGCACCACGCCGCCCGCACCAGCGCTGACACCAGCCTCGACCGCTGGTGGTCCGAGGCCATGGCCGCCCGGCAGTTCCTCACCGTCCACCCCGACGGCCACGGGCTCTGGACGACCGCAGCCCGCACGGTGGGGTTCTTCCTCGAGTGCGACCGGGGCACCGAATCCCTGCCGCGGTTGGTGGCGAAGCTCGGCCGGTACGCAGACCTCGTCCGGCGGGGCGGCCCCCGCTACCCGGTGCTATTCTGGCTGCCCCCAGGAGGGCGCGAGGCCCACCTGCAGCACGCCCTGCGCCGCATGGACCTCCCCGTCCCCGTGGCGACCGCCACCCACGACACTGACCCGGCCGCCGCGGGGTGGCTGCCGGCCGACGCATGGCGCCGGGTGAACCTCACGGAGCTTCCCAGCGACCACGGCCGCGACCATCCCCGCAACCCCAACTGGCGTGACGGTGAGCTTGACCTGCACGGCCGCGGCGAGACAAACCCGGGGGCAGTGGGTGAGCCGTCGGGTTAGCGCGACCAAACACAGGGGGTCCTGGTGGCGCCGAGCTGCGGCCCGCATGTCGGCATGCAGCGGGATGGAGCGCGCTACCGGACGAGTCTCAATAGCGGCTGTCAAGGGTTGGCGTGGACGGCCCGCGGTGGCCTGGTGGTTAGAAGAAGATCACGGTCGGCTGATCAGGACAGGCCGCCTCTGGTCAGGCCGTCCGTCACTGTCGGGTCGTGTTGGCGTTGGCCGGCGGTCTTGTCTGTACGGCTGGCTGTACCGGGCCGCTACGGTGACCGACGTGACGGAAGATGTGCGCGTAGTCGAGGTGGTGGCCTACAAACCGGCCCCGTGAATACCGACCGTGGCAAGCCCGGCGGGCGGCCGCGGAAAGGAGCAGGCATGTCAACCGAACCGGAGCCGGGCCTCGCGCCCGAGCACACGAGACCGCGCCATGCCAAGAATGATCCGATCATGATGACGGTCGACGGGCAGGACTTTCGCATTCGTGAGCGTGCTGAGAAGACCGGCGAGTACGACTTCGACTGGCTCAGCGGGCCGCACGACTATGGCTTCGGGATCACCAGAGCTGACGGCTCCGCAATGACCCTGCCCGAGATGGAGGAGGCCGTCCGCAACTTCCTCGCGGAGATCGACCCCGCCACCGGATACCTGAAGGAGTAGCTGAGCGGGCATGACCTCGCCCGGTAGCTCCGGGGGGATTTGTCGAACGGACCTGGTGGCGATCTACATGAGGTCGCACAGTACCTCGGTGGACGGACGCTGTGTAGTGCCGCGAACCCCCGTTGATTGCGGTGCTGGTGGTGAGCGCGCCAGATCAAGGAGAAGGTTCGATGATCACCACGGGGGATGTCTCTCGCGGTCGCCTTCTCGTACTCCCGGTAGGACGGCATCATCGTAATCATCAGCTGCCACAGTCTCGGCCTTTCCTCGGCCGTGGCGGTCCGCGCCCGCGCTGGAAAGGTCTGGGCCTCGACCTGCACGGTGACGTCGGGATCGGCGAGGAGATTGAGGTACCAGGCGGGGTGCCGGTCGGCTCCCGCGTTGGACGCGGCGACAACGTAGCGATCAGCGTCTCGTGCGTAGACCAGCGCGGTCCGGCGCAGCTTTCCTGACCTGCGGCCACGCGTGGTCAGCAACAGGTCGTTCATGCCGGTTCGGGCGTTGCCGTTGGTCTCCACGAAACGGCGGATGTGTTCGGCCACCCAGGGCCTCGGGCTGTCAGAGATTTCCTCGGCCATCAGGCGGCCTCGACGCCCAGGTGAGTCCGGTGGTGCGTAGGGGTCTCCATCTCGTCGATCAGCGCGACGGCGAGGTCGGCGTACGAGACGCGACTGGCCGCGTCGGCCACCGCCGTACGGTACCGCCCGGTGCGTGCGCCGCCGTGGTCGAAGTCGCCGGCAGGGCTGACGACCAGCCAGTCCACCCCGGTGGTCGCGGTACGCAGCACCTGCGTACCGGCGGCGTGGGCGAGGTAGAACAAGCGGTACTCCTGCGGATAGCCGGGCGTGTCCATCAGCGCCACCCCGTGCTTGGTCTTCAGCACCGACGCCAGGCCGACCACCAGTAGCCGCGCCACCTCGGCGCGGGCCAGTCCGTCGAGCAGGGCGCGGGCGGCGCCGGTGTAGAAGGTGTCGGGCTGCGCCGCGGCGTCATAGACGGCGCTGATCGCGGCATCGTGTCCAGCGGCGACCCGGGCGACGCTGTCCCCGTCGGTCACGTCACCGGCCACCAGGTGCACGCCGTCGGCCGATGGGCCGCCGTGCCTGCCTGGATCGCGGACCACTGCGGTGACCTGGTGACCACGTCGGCGCGCCTCGGCGACGGCCGCCCGTCCGGCCCGGCCGCCCGCACCGAAAACCACAATCTTGCCCATCCGATACCTCGCCTCCCTGGACCGGCCCGATCGCCGACGCCGCCGCAGACCGTATCCGGGCACGCGGTTACCGATCGGATACCGGCTACCGTGGGGCCGTGACGACGCCCCTGGACCCCGAAATGTTCGACCCGGTCTGCCCCTCCGATCTGTCGCCGATCCGTATCGGCGACAAGTGGGCCGGCATGATCGTCCGGTGCCTGGAGCGCGGGCCGCGGCGGTTCTCCGAGCTTCGAGTCCCGCTGCGTGGCATCACCGCAAAAGCGCTCACCAAGTCACTACGGACACTGGAACGCGACGGCCTGATCAAGCGCACCAGCCACCCCGAGCCGGTGCGTCGCGTCGAGTACGGACTGACCCCGCTGGGCCGCAGCCTGCTCCAGCCGATGGCCGCCGCGTGCGCCTGGGCTCAGGAACACTGGGAGGAACTCCTCGACGCACGCGAAGCATCGGCTCACGGGTGACGCTTCTTCTCGGCACCAAGCATCCGCACATCGGCAGATCCGGTCGTCTCCGACGCGGTCGGCGTGCGCAGCGCCCCGGGTGAGGGCGCGACATTCACGGTAGGGGTGCCACTGTCTTCGGCCGGCCGGTGCCTAGACTCCGGCTAATGAGTACCTTCGTGCTGATCCATGGAGCGGGTGACGTCGGCTGGTACTGGCACCTGGTGGCGGCCGAGCTGCGGGCGCACGGGCACGACGTGGTGGCCCCCGACCTGCCAGCCGACGACGATACGGCGCAGCTGACCGACTACGCCGACGCGGTGGTAGCGGCCGTCGGCGACCGGACGGACCTGGTCGTCGCGGGGCAGTCGTTCGGCGGGTTCACCGCACCGCTGGTCGCCGACCGGCTTTCGGTGGACGCGCTGGTCTTCGTAGCCGGGATGATCCCAGCACCGGGCGAGACACCCGACGACTGGTGGGCCAACACCGGCTACCGCGCCGCGGTGCGGGAACAGGCTGCCCGCGACGGCGGCCTGACCGGCAACGACGACCCGTACGTGTCCTTCTATCACGGCATGCCGCGGGCGCTGGCCGAGGAGGCGATGAGCAAGGAGCGGAACCACCCCTCAGCCGCCGCCATGCGGGCGCCGTGGCCGCTCAAGGCGTTGCCGGACGTGCCGACCGGGTTCGTACTGTGCACGCAGGACCGCTTCTTCCCGCCGGACTTCATGCGCCGGCAGGTGGCCGAGCGCCTGGGCATCACCCCCGACGAGATCGCCGCGGGTCACTGCGTCGCGCTCAGTCGGCCGAAGGAACTGGCGGACATCCTGCGGCGGCACGCCCGCGGCTGAGCCCCTCGCTCACGCTGAATCTCGCGCGGTTAGGAACCGGGCCAGCTCGCTGAGATCGCGCCGCGCCAACCCGGCGCCGCTCGCCGCGCGTACCACCTCGGCGTTGGTGTGGCTCTGCGGCAGCCGGGCGCCTACCCACCACGGCCAGGCCGTCAAGGCCCAGCAGTCGCGTCGTATCGTTAACCACGCCCGTAGCTCTTCTTTGTGATCATCTTGCTTCGACAACAGGCATGATCGCCCAGAGCTACGGGCATCCTCACCCGGGGTCCACTCAGGATACTGCCGACCTCCGCGACCCCCCACTAACCTCGAAGAGCCGCGATTCGACGCAGGGGCAATCCGGTGGGGCGGACTCTGCGTCCGTCAGTCGAACTCGGTGTCGGGGCACGCGCCCGTGTTGTCGTGAAACCGACACACGTTGTTCTCGTCCGCAATTGCTGATTACCTCCCTTTTGCGCGACACTGCCACGGTAGACAGTGACAGCAGTAAGAATTTATACCTCTTGATTCAGGGGGAGAGTCTCAGATGACTTGGTCGCGATACGATGGCTAACCGCGCCCGACCCAAAAGACAGAGTCGGGATGCCGGTGGTCGGCGTTCGATTGAGAAGCGAGGACGCGGTCTCGACGAATTGCTGAATGGCCGCGTTATCGCAACCGTTGGAGCTGTTGCACTACTCGTTATTGGCGCTGCCGTTACTCCAGTCGGGGAGAAGCTCGTCGGTCGCATATTTCCTGCCGAAGGCACGTTGGAAGCTATCGACATGGCCGTAGAAAACACGACGGGCAACGGTACGATCGAGCCAGCCAGTATCGATATCAAAGTCCACAACAAGGGAGACGCAAGGGTGGTCACGAGGAAGATCATCCTCTCCGTCCAAGATCAGTTGAGCGTCGACCTGTGCGCCACACAGGGAGAGATTCCGGTTTCCGGGAAGTACGACCTAGTGATTCCGGCAAATACCAAGCCTGGCGACTCAATTGAACACCGCATCAACCAGCAGATAGCACCGGACGAGGCGGACCGCTTTCTCGTGCGCCTTCAGAATCCCGAGACCTCCGCTATTCATGGAGTCTCCCTCTACAAGATCAAGGTTGCGGTAGAGACAAACGGCAGTCCAGCCTTGACGGAAGTCGGCCATATGATCGTCTCGCTGCCCTTTGTGCCGGACGAAAAGGGTGAACCCTTCTATTGGGGTGCCGCCTACGAGGAAGGCCGCATGACTCTGGATTGGCTAGAGCCATATCAAGAATCCATCGAAAGGTGTATGCGGTCCAACAGCTCCAAGCTCTCAGATTTCTTGATTCAGCCTGGAGAACGGTCCGAGGATTTAAGGGTGCTCAAAACGCAATTGCGATAGGTAGAAACGCGTGGGACGACGTGGCCGTCAGGTATACCAGGCGGATGCGTACGCACTCACATCGGCACGACAGCGCGACTCGCGGCAGATGAGGATGCCCAGCGGTAGGTCGCAGCGGAAAGATCAGCCGTGTGCCTGACTGATCAGCGCCTTTCTGAGCGCGTCGAGCAACCCTCGACTGAAGGGGCTGTCCGCGCCCGGCGTAACGATAGTGACCAGCGACAAGCCGGCGGTGACCAACGTCGCCGGGTAGGGCTCGAAGCCAAGTCCCGTACGTTCGTAGGGACTTTCATTGAGTTGGATCTCGAATTCTCGACTCGGCACGACCGCGCTTCGAGCGCCACAGGGAATTCGTGGCCGCAACGTGACGCCCGGTCGGCGGCAGATTCGGATGAGCGCTGGGGTGGGCTCGCAGCCACACGCCCGCTCAGCAGTCAAACACCGACCAGCAGATGTCGTTCCGCAACCGCTGGTCGTCGAGCACGAACTCGCGAATCGCCTCCGGGAGTTGGTCACGCTGCCATCGGCACTCAACTCGCCCTGCGGCATCGCTCTCGCCTTTCCGGGCGGCAGCACGTGCGGCCTTGATCGCATAGGCGGCCGCACCGAGTTCGTGCGCGGCGACGTGTGCGACGGCCCCCGCCTGGCCAGCAGCGTACGCGGCATGCCGTGCTGCCCCACGCAGGTCTCTGGCCGCGCCCATTGCATGGCCGCCCGCCGCGCGAGCCTGCATCATCTTGACCTCACCACGCACCCAGGCGCGGGCGTGCTCGATCGCTTCACGTGGTCGTGGGTCCTCAGGCTGAACCGACTCGAACAGGTGAAGGACGTGCTCCGCGCACGACGCCGCCCAAAGAGCGAGGAGATGATGATCCGAATCAGTGAGGGTCCCACCGCGACGAACCGTGATGAAGCGAGGGTCCCGAACCTTCGGGAGGATCATGGTTGGGCGCTCCTTCTAGGGGACGGACCGCAACGTCAACCGTAGCGTCGTTCGATCACCAGAGCGGGCCGTCGGGCGTCGTGCGCCCTGACCCGGATCCCCTCACACATCCTGTACTCGGCACGACAGGGCGGCGCCGAACGCGCGCGGTCGGCGGGCGCCGTCGGGGTTCGTCGCTCTGGGCTCGCGTGATCCGAACGGGGAGGCTCGCACATGCGTCGATGGCGGGTGCTGGCGTTGGTGCTGCTGTTCGCCGCGGCGTCCGGTGTCTTCGTCGTGTGGTGGATGTCCGCGCCCAGTGGGCGGAAGCTGCCTGAGCCGCTGCGCGACCAACTCGCCGCGCGGGTCGTGGAGGCGCTCGAACACGACCCGACCTTTCGTACCGAAGTCACCCGGGAACCGGGCCCGCGGCCGGTCTGCGTGGCGTCGGTGTTCGGGGTGGCACCGGGTTGGGCTGACACCGCGAGCGACGTGCGCACCATCTATACATGGGTGAACTGCTCGTGGTTGAGTCCGGCGGATGTCGCCAAGGGCCCGGCTGGTGTCGACATCGACCAGCTCTCCGGGGTGGCGATGCCGATCGCCTTGCATCTGGGTCCACCCGTCACGTACCAGGCCCCAGAGGACGGTGAAGAGAACCCGGACAGCGTCCGGCGGATCTTTCCCAAATCGCTGGAAGCTGCCGCCTTCTCCCATCCCTGGCCCTCCGCCCGGGACGACCTCCGGCAACGCGTTCTGCAGGTAATGGACTCATCAACGCCCTCGCCGTCTCCTTCGCGCTCGTAACGCCACTGGATCGCCCACCGTGGCGGGACCAAACCGGCCCGCAGGCGCAAAGACAGCCCCCGTCTGAGTCTCTCCCTGATCTCCTCGTGCTGCCCTGCTGGGACGTCTCCGGCCACGTCGCTACTGAGGCACGATCGCTCGTTGGCGAACACCCGCTCATCGGCTGAGAGGGGTGTTCGCCCTGCACACGCGCAACTCGATCACACGGACATCGACCTGACAGCACCTGACAGATCACGTCCAACACCTGGCGCTGCAGGTCAGCCGCTTGTCGATACCGCCGCGTTGACAGATGCGCCGGCTACGGTCCACCGCACACCTTGTCTCCGTACCCCTGTCACCCGCGCCACCGCGATTCCCCTCGCCCACCGAACGGTCGGCCCGCGATCGCCTCCCGCGCCCTGTGACGCAACCCCTGCGGATCCCCTCCCCCTGCAGAAGGGAGCACCCTGTCGTGTCCGACGTCCGACTCGTCATCGTCTGCATGCCCGCCGGCACCTGCGCCGACTGGTTCTCCGCCTCAGAGATCCTCGACCGGCAGCGCCTCGCCACCAGCATCCCGGTGCAAATGTTTCCCGTCCGCCGCCGGGCGATCAGCGGCGTGATCAGCCGCTGGTCGGCCCGTCACCTCGTCCATCCCGTGCGCCGCCGCGCCGCGGTCGCCATCGCCGCCGGTGGTCGGCTGCGTCGGCTGGACCTGACCGCCGCCGCCACCCTCGCCCACGCTGACGCTGTCTACCGGTGGCGGGTGTGGTCCCACGTCGTCGCCCGCATCCCCGCCGCCCGCCCGCTACGCGACTTCCGCGCCGACCAGCGGCTCACGGCTGAGCAGGCGCTGCGGCGGTTCGAAGCCCAACCTCGAGTGCTGGCCATGCTCGCCCATAACTGCCACCCCCACGCCCGCGTACCCCTGCACTTGCAGGAGCTCGAGGCCTACCAGGCGGGTGAGGTCACCTACGGCGTCCTGCACTGGCAGCGGGCGATCGCCGGCGACGCCATGGTGACCGACGACGGCCGGCTCCTCGAGCCCGCCAGCGACAGCCTCGCCGACCGGCTGCGCTACCTCGCCCACGCCGCCGCGTATCTGCGCGCCCTGCCGCGGGACCGGCACATCGTCGCCGTCCACGCCGCCCCACGCCCCTGACACCGAGGCACTGCGCCGTCGAGGTCACCTGCCGGCCATGACGCAAGCGACGAGCACCGCATCCCCGACATTGCCCCGCCGGGCAGCCCACCAAGGAGGTCCCCGTGTCCTACGACCCTGTTCTCACCGCGATCGCCGTCGCCACCAACGACGTGCTCACCGACCACCTGTGGCGGCACGACGCCGCCGCCGGCGATCCCGTCGCCGACATCGCGGTGGCACTGCACCGCGCCGCCTACGACTTCACCCTCACGGCCCGCCAACTCACCGAAACCCTGCACCGGCTGCGCCAGCACTGCACCCACCATCTGGACACCCTCACCTGCTACGCCACCCTCGCCCGACCGCACAGCCTCGACGCCGACACCCTGCGTCTGCTCCAACTGCTTGAACGGCACGAGGCCGGCCGCGACGCCGTCGTCACCGCCTACGGCGCCTGGCGCAAACACCGACCGATCTCCGCCGACCCGCTCATCCGCCACCTGCTCCCTGCGCCGTACAACCCTCGCCACGGGATGGTCACCCTCGGCGCAGACGGCGACAGCTGGATCGTCGTTCCCGACCGGGTCGCCGCCGAAGCGTGGGGCCTGGCCACCTCCGGCACCGTCATCGGCGACATCCGCCCCCACCCGGACGGGTGGCAGCCCACCGCCTACGCCGATCCCGCCCACCGCGCCCAGCAACCGCACCTGGTGCACCAGCTGCCCGCCGCCGCGGACGAGGCGACTGCCTGCTCGTCCCTGCTGCGCTGGTGGGCGGCCCGCGACCGCACCCTCTGGCACGACGGGGCGGGGGCCACCGGCGAACACCCGGTCCTGCCCGCTTGACACTCCGCCTCCCCAGCCCGACGCCGCCCCCGGTGTCGGGCTCTTTCGTGGAAAGGACACGCCTTGAGCACACCGACACCAACCGCGCAGCTCACCCTCCCAGCCCCAGGTGACGGCCCGGACAACGGGCATCAGGTGGGTGAGCGCACAGGTGGCCGCCCCGCCACCGATCCAGCTCCCCTGTCCACCGCCCGGCACATCACCAGCGTCGACGGCGGGGAACCGGCCGACGGGGCGCCCACCCGGCGGCAACTCTCCGATGTGCCGCCTGTCGACAGCGCCGGGCAGCCGACCGCCGTCGAGGAACCGATCGACGCGTCCACGGCCGGCCCCACCGGCGAAGAGCAGGAGCCGCCGAAGCGGTGTCGGGGCTGCCAGGCGCAGCTGGCCGGCGTCTGCCCCGGCTGCGGGCAGACCACCTCCGCCTACTGCGGAGCGTGTCGCCGCGACCAGCCCCACAGCCGCCAGGGTCAACCGCGGATCCTCGCCAATGGGCTGCCCCGGCTGCGCCCCGGCGAGCTGCCGCAGCTCGTCGCTCAGGTCATGCGGGACAACCGGCTGCCTGAGCACCGTGGCATCGCCGGCTGGACCGCCAGCCGCATCGCGGTCTACCTCCCCGGCCGCAGCACCGGCGCCATCGGCCAGGCCCTCGACACCCTCGCCCGCGCCGGCACCGCACAGCTCATCGGCGAACAACCCGCCCGCTACCAACTCGCCTCGGCCGATGCCGAGCAGGCCGACAGCACCGACAACTGACCGCCAGAGCGGCCCGTCCCCACCGCGGGAAGGGCCGCCCTGCGCTGTCGCTCCCCCACCCCTGCCGGAAGGAATTGTTATGACACAGCCGACCATGCGCATCCGCGGTGCCGCTGACCTCATCGCCGCCGTTCCCTACCTCCTCGGCTTCCACCCCACCGACAGCCTCACCGTCACCGCCCTGCGCAACGCCCGCGTCACCTTCGCCATGCGCGCCGACCTACCCGCCGCCGGCGCGCCCGTTGACGTCGTCGCCGCGCACGCCGACCAGGTCGTCACCGCCATCACCCGGCAGAACGGCATCACCGGCGTGATCGTCGTCGGCTACGGGCCTGCCGCACGCGTCACCCCCACCGTCGACGCCACCCGCGACGCGCTCACCGCCGCCGGCGTCGCCGTACGTGACGCGCTGCGGGTCACCGACGGACGCTTCTGGTCCTACACCTGCCCCGACCCCGCCTGCTGCCCCGCCGACGGCACACCATGCCACCCCGACAGCAGCGTCCTCGCCGCCGAAGCGACCCTCGCCGGGATGGTCGCCCTGCCCAGCCGGACCGACCTCGCCGCCCAGATAGCCGCCGTTGACGGCGACGTCCGCCAGCGCATGAGCGACGCCACCACCAGGGCCCTGTATGAGATGGCGGCGCTCGAGCGCGACGCGGACCTGGCCGAACGCGGATACGCCGCCGTCCGCAACGCCCACCAGTGTTACGAAGACGGGCGAGCGCTCAGTGACGACGAGGCGGCCTGGCTCACCATCCTGCTGCAGCACCGCGAAGTCCGGGACTACGCCGGCGCCCACAGCAGCGACCACCCCAGCCGGCTCACCTTATGGACCGACATCACCCGGCGCGCCGAACCCGGGCTGGTCGCTGCGCCCGCCAGCCTGCTCGCCTACACCGCCTGGCAACACGGCAACGGCGCGCTCGCCCTGCTCGCCGTCGACCGGGCCCTTGATGCCGACCCCACCTACACCCTCGCCCACCTCATCGGGGAGGCGCTGCAGGCCAGCATCCCGCCCAGCGCCATCAGCGGTTGGCCGGCGGAGCGCTCGTGACGCACCGGTCGGGTGCCGCCTTCCCGGCGGCACCCGACCCGCCATTTCTGTCTCCAGCACCGACGCCTGCCGTCCGGTGGAGTGCTGCACCGATGCATCGACCTACCGGGGAGCCACAGTGAAGAAAATCGTCATCACCGTTGTCGGGATGGTTCTCGTCAGTTGCCTCGGGCTGCCGGTTCTCCTGTCCGGTTCGCTGGGAGGCGGCGCAGCGTGCCCTGGTGCCGATGCCCGCGGCCTTGGGGCATATGACGCCGAGCAGTTGGACATCGCCGGCACCATCGTCGACGTCGGCGTGGCGCAAGGCGTGCCGCGGTGGGGCTGGATCGTGGCCGTGGCCACCGCATTGCAGGAGTCGGGGCTGCGCAACCTGCCTCACCTCGGTGAGGCCAACGACCACGACTCGGTGGGGGTGTTCCAGCAGCGCCCCAGCCAAGGGTGGGGTACGACGAGGCAGCTGACGGATCCGGCATACCAAGCGCGCGGCTTCTACGAGCGGCTTCTTCGTGTGCCGGGCTGGCAGCAGATGTCGCTGACGGAGGCAGCGCAGGCTGTGCAGCGGTCGGCCTACCCCGACGCATACGGTCGATGGGCCGGCGACTCCCACAGACTCGTCGACGCGGTGACCAGCGGACCAGGATCCTGCGAGCCGGCCGCATCGGCGTCACTGCCGCACGGGTTCACACTGCCTCCGGCGACCCCGGCGCCGGTCGTCGCGGCCATCTCCTGGGCGCTGCGGCAGCTTGGCACTCCCTACGCATTCGGGGGAAGCTGCACAGATCCGCACGCCGGCAACCCGAACACCCAATGCGACTGCTCCTCCCTGGTCCAGCAGGCCTACCGAGCGGCCGGTATCAGCATCCCCCGCGTGACGACCGATCAGGTACGCACCGGCAGGGGCGTGCCTTCTCCGCAGCTGCTGGAGCCGGGTGACCTGGTCTTCATACCTGGATCGATGGGAAGCCCGCGGAACCCTCGCCACGTTGGCATGTACATCGGCGCTGGGATGATCGTGCAGGCTCCAGCAGCCGGAGACGTCATCAAGATCAGTCAATTGGAGGGATGGCGTCGTGACATCGTCGCCATTCGGCGGTTCATTTGATAGCGCTCGCTGTGGAAGCAGTGTGATCTGCGAGATCGCGACAGCGCCGGCCGGTACGACGACGCGATTGCGGCGTTCGAGGCAGCCACCGCACAGTTCGAGCGGCTCGACGGCCGGGTACATGCCGCTCGGAGCCGGTTCGGTCGGACAGGTGCACCCGCCACATTGGACCGCACCACCGAGCCGAGCGGACGACGGCCGAGCAACTGGCGTCAGGGTGTGCCACTGCTGGCTGGTTGGCTTGGTCGTCTCACGGCACGTCCGGGTCGGGGTGCTTTGTCCGACAGCTGCTCGCTGCGGCGTCATCGATGAGGGAGTTGTCGAGGAGCCAGTCGATGGCCCGGCGGGTTGCCCGGGCCTGGTGGAAGGCGTGCCAGGCCGGCAGCAGGTGCGGGTACTCCTCGTACAGCTCGTCCTTGAACCGGCGGAAGGCGCCCCTGCCCTGGATCGCCCGCAGGAGCCTGCGTCCCGCTCGCTCGTCGCTGACCCGCTCGGCGAAGTCGGCCATGTCGCGGTGCCACACGGAGGACGGTAACCCCTCGATGGGGACCAGATCGAGTTCATCAAGGTCCACGGGTGTCTTCCCGTCGATCCCGCCGTCGGCCGTCCACATCATGATTTCTCCGCTGGCCGGGTCGATGAGCCAGCGGTACTCGTACGCGCTCTGGTCCTGCAGCGCGGT from Micromonospora kangleipakensis includes these protein-coding regions:
- a CDS encoding UPF0158 family protein is translated as MLDVRDLDLEEIATALQDQSAYEYRWLIDPASGEIMMWTADGGIDGKTPVDLDELDLVPIEGLPSSVWHRDMADFAERVSDERAGRRLLRAIQGRGAFRRFKDELYEEYPHLLPAWHAFHQARATRRAIDWLLDNSLIDDAAASSCRTKHPDPDVP
- a CDS encoding NAD(P)-dependent oxidoreductase, translated to MGKIVVFGAGGRAGRAAVAEARRRGHQVTAVVRDPGRHGGPSADGVHLVAGDVTDGDSVARVAAGHDAAISAVYDAAAQPDTFYTGAARALLDGLARAEVARLLVVGLASVLKTKHGVALMDTPGYPQEYRLFYLAHAAGTQVLRTATTGVDWLVVSPAGDFDHGGARTGRYRTAVADAASRVSYADLAVALIDEMETPTHHRTHLGVEAA
- a CDS encoding replication-relaxation family protein encodes the protein MSTYNLLLIYPHLTDRDRWLLHLLDEHQVLTTDQIHRLAFRAERTCQIRLVELRALDLLDRFRFARADGGSHPWHWVLGLAGTRFQAAVTRRPSPTERSHRERLLRLSASPTLTHLVAVNEFFVRLHHAARTSADTSLDRWWSEAMAARQFLTVHPDGHGLWTTAARTVGFFLECDRGTESLPRLVAKLGRYADLVRRGGPRYPVLFWLPPGGREAHLQHALRRMDLPVPVATATHDTDPAAAGWLPADAWRRVNLTELPSDHGRDHPRNPNWRDGELDLHGRGETNPGAVGEPSG
- a CDS encoding putative immunity protein, which gives rise to MILPKVRDPRFITVRRGGTLTDSDHHLLALWAASCAEHVLHLFESVQPEDPRPREAIEHARAWVRGEVKMMQARAAGGHAMGAARDLRGAARHAAYAAGQAGAVAHVAAHELGAAAYAIKAARAAARKGESDAAGRVECRWQRDQLPEAIREFVLDDQRLRNDICWSVFDC
- a CDS encoding alpha/beta fold hydrolase; its protein translation is MSTFVLIHGAGDVGWYWHLVAAELRAHGHDVVAPDLPADDDTAQLTDYADAVVAAVGDRTDLVVAGQSFGGFTAPLVADRLSVDALVFVAGMIPAPGETPDDWWANTGYRAAVREQAARDGGLTGNDDPYVSFYHGMPRALAEEAMSKERNHPSAAAMRAPWPLKALPDVPTGFVLCTQDRFFPPDFMRRQVAERLGITPDEIAAGHCVALSRPKELADILRRHARG
- a CDS encoding winged helix-turn-helix transcriptional regulator; the encoded protein is MFDPVCPSDLSPIRIGDKWAGMIVRCLERGPRRFSELRVPLRGITAKALTKSLRTLERDGLIKRTSHPEPVRRVEYGLTPLGRSLLQPMAAACAWAQEHWEELLDAREASAHG
- a CDS encoding C40 family peptidase, with the translated sequence MKKIVITVVGMVLVSCLGLPVLLSGSLGGGAACPGADARGLGAYDAEQLDIAGTIVDVGVAQGVPRWGWIVAVATALQESGLRNLPHLGEANDHDSVGVFQQRPSQGWGTTRQLTDPAYQARGFYERLLRVPGWQQMSLTEAAQAVQRSAYPDAYGRWAGDSHRLVDAVTSGPGSCEPAASASLPHGFTLPPATPAPVVAAISWALRQLGTPYAFGGSCTDPHAGNPNTQCDCSSLVQQAYRAAGISIPRVTTDQVRTGRGVPSPQLLEPGDLVFIPGSMGSPRNPRHVGMYIGAGMIVQAPAAGDVIKISQLEGWRRDIVAIRRFI
- a CDS encoding DUF4192 domain-containing protein, translating into MTQPTMRIRGAADLIAAVPYLLGFHPTDSLTVTALRNARVTFAMRADLPAAGAPVDVVAAHADQVVTAITRQNGITGVIVVGYGPAARVTPTVDATRDALTAAGVAVRDALRVTDGRFWSYTCPDPACCPADGTPCHPDSSVLAAEATLAGMVALPSRTDLAAQIAAVDGDVRQRMSDATTRALYEMAALERDADLAERGYAAVRNAHQCYEDGRALSDDEAAWLTILLQHREVRDYAGAHSSDHPSRLTLWTDITRRAEPGLVAAPASLLAYTAWQHGNGALALLAVDRALDADPTYTLAHLIGEALQASIPPSAISGWPAERS